A genomic segment from Salvelinus alpinus chromosome 8, SLU_Salpinus.1, whole genome shotgun sequence encodes:
- the LOC139583135 gene encoding cell division cycle-associated protein 4-like isoform X1, whose protein sequence is MCRLAFWSMYLQCWDVALVRANMYSKGTKRKFSDSVDAATDNKAVLYSRQRQFLLDMSLIKLQLCHMLVEPNMCRSVLVANTVRHIQEEMTHDGSWQLVTEAFGGSGPSDHLVATEVLCRSSALEQQGGGPKLYSVMGYDSCREEEVVTDEALCSVTVSDGAPALLGTIDHCWDRAEVRMAAVEDRVIKDSGSEVEDGAMSGEGAKTVMGQVFGTFEIKNGTPGSDPALEELFSAVDASYYDLDTMLTGIQSTPKMGPYNLLDSMASSHGPASNSSYRTDLSELDHIMEIIVGS, encoded by the exons ATGTGTCGGCTTGCATTCTGGTCAATGTATCTACAGTGCTGGGATGTCGCTCTTGTCAG GGCCAACATGTACTCCAAGGGCACCAAACGCAAGTTCTCTGACAGTGTGGACGCGGCGACGGACAACAAGGCAGTGTTGTACAGCCGGCAGCGCCAGTTCCTGCTGGACATGTCTCTGATCAAGCTGCAGCTGTGCCACATGCTGGTGGAGCCCAACATGTGCCGCTCGGTGCTCGTTGCCAACACGGTGCGCCATATCCAGGAGGAGATGACCCATGACGGTAGCTGGCAGTTGGTCACTGAGGCTTTCGGCGGCTCTGGCCCATCTGACCACCTGGTGGCCACCGAGGTTTTGTGTCGGTCATCGGCGCTGGAGCAGCAGGGCGGTGGGCCCAAGCTCTACTCAGTGATGGGCTACGATAGTTGCCGCGAGGAAGAAGTGGTAACGGACGAGGCTCTCTGTTCTGTGACAGTTAGCGACGGGGCCCCGGCCCTCTTGGGGACCATCGACCACTGCTGGGACAGGGCAGAAGTGAGAATGGCGGCGGTAGAGGACCGGGTCATCAAAGACTCCGGTTCGGAGGTGGAGGATGGGGCGATGTCTGGGGAGGGGGCTAAAACAGTGATGGGGCAGGTGTTTGGGACGTTCGAGATCAAAAATGGCACCCCTGGGTCAGACCCGGCACTAGAGGAGCTGTTCTCAGCCGTGGATGCCTCCTATTATGACTTGGACACCATGCTCACAGGCATTCAGAGCACCCCCAAGATGGGGCCTTACAACCTTCTGGACAGCATGGCCTCCTCCCACGGCCCCGCGTCCAACTCCAGCTATAGAACCGATCTCAGTGAACTTGACCACATTATGGAGATCATTGTCGGCTCATAG
- the LOC139583135 gene encoding cell division cycle-associated protein 4-like isoform X2: MANMYSKGTKRKFSDSVDAATDNKAVLYSRQRQFLLDMSLIKLQLCHMLVEPNMCRSVLVANTVRHIQEEMTHDGSWQLVTEAFGGSGPSDHLVATEVLCRSSALEQQGGGPKLYSVMGYDSCREEEVVTDEALCSVTVSDGAPALLGTIDHCWDRAEVRMAAVEDRVIKDSGSEVEDGAMSGEGAKTVMGQVFGTFEIKNGTPGSDPALEELFSAVDASYYDLDTMLTGIQSTPKMGPYNLLDSMASSHGPASNSSYRTDLSELDHIMEIIVGS; this comes from the exons AT GGCCAACATGTACTCCAAGGGCACCAAACGCAAGTTCTCTGACAGTGTGGACGCGGCGACGGACAACAAGGCAGTGTTGTACAGCCGGCAGCGCCAGTTCCTGCTGGACATGTCTCTGATCAAGCTGCAGCTGTGCCACATGCTGGTGGAGCCCAACATGTGCCGCTCGGTGCTCGTTGCCAACACGGTGCGCCATATCCAGGAGGAGATGACCCATGACGGTAGCTGGCAGTTGGTCACTGAGGCTTTCGGCGGCTCTGGCCCATCTGACCACCTGGTGGCCACCGAGGTTTTGTGTCGGTCATCGGCGCTGGAGCAGCAGGGCGGTGGGCCCAAGCTCTACTCAGTGATGGGCTACGATAGTTGCCGCGAGGAAGAAGTGGTAACGGACGAGGCTCTCTGTTCTGTGACAGTTAGCGACGGGGCCCCGGCCCTCTTGGGGACCATCGACCACTGCTGGGACAGGGCAGAAGTGAGAATGGCGGCGGTAGAGGACCGGGTCATCAAAGACTCCGGTTCGGAGGTGGAGGATGGGGCGATGTCTGGGGAGGGGGCTAAAACAGTGATGGGGCAGGTGTTTGGGACGTTCGAGATCAAAAATGGCACCCCTGGGTCAGACCCGGCACTAGAGGAGCTGTTCTCAGCCGTGGATGCCTCCTATTATGACTTGGACACCATGCTCACAGGCATTCAGAGCACCCCCAAGATGGGGCCTTACAACCTTCTGGACAGCATGGCCTCCTCCCACGGCCCCGCGTCCAACTCCAGCTATAGAACCGATCTCAGTGAACTTGACCACATTATGGAGATCATTGTCGGCTCATAG
- the LOC139583135 gene encoding cell division cycle-associated protein 4-like isoform X3 — protein MYSKGTKRKFSDSVDAATDNKAVLYSRQRQFLLDMSLIKLQLCHMLVEPNMCRSVLVANTVRHIQEEMTHDGSWQLVTEAFGGSGPSDHLVATEVLCRSSALEQQGGGPKLYSVMGYDSCREEEVVTDEALCSVTVSDGAPALLGTIDHCWDRAEVRMAAVEDRVIKDSGSEVEDGAMSGEGAKTVMGQVFGTFEIKNGTPGSDPALEELFSAVDASYYDLDTMLTGIQSTPKMGPYNLLDSMASSHGPASNSSYRTDLSELDHIMEIIVGS, from the coding sequence ATGTACTCCAAGGGCACCAAACGCAAGTTCTCTGACAGTGTGGACGCGGCGACGGACAACAAGGCAGTGTTGTACAGCCGGCAGCGCCAGTTCCTGCTGGACATGTCTCTGATCAAGCTGCAGCTGTGCCACATGCTGGTGGAGCCCAACATGTGCCGCTCGGTGCTCGTTGCCAACACGGTGCGCCATATCCAGGAGGAGATGACCCATGACGGTAGCTGGCAGTTGGTCACTGAGGCTTTCGGCGGCTCTGGCCCATCTGACCACCTGGTGGCCACCGAGGTTTTGTGTCGGTCATCGGCGCTGGAGCAGCAGGGCGGTGGGCCCAAGCTCTACTCAGTGATGGGCTACGATAGTTGCCGCGAGGAAGAAGTGGTAACGGACGAGGCTCTCTGTTCTGTGACAGTTAGCGACGGGGCCCCGGCCCTCTTGGGGACCATCGACCACTGCTGGGACAGGGCAGAAGTGAGAATGGCGGCGGTAGAGGACCGGGTCATCAAAGACTCCGGTTCGGAGGTGGAGGATGGGGCGATGTCTGGGGAGGGGGCTAAAACAGTGATGGGGCAGGTGTTTGGGACGTTCGAGATCAAAAATGGCACCCCTGGGTCAGACCCGGCACTAGAGGAGCTGTTCTCAGCCGTGGATGCCTCCTATTATGACTTGGACACCATGCTCACAGGCATTCAGAGCACCCCCAAGATGGGGCCTTACAACCTTCTGGACAGCATGGCCTCCTCCCACGGCCCCGCGTCCAACTCCAGCTATAGAACCGATCTCAGTGAACTTGACCACATTATGGAGATCATTGTCGGCTCATAG